The Halobaculum magnesiiphilum genome contains the following window.
CTGCTCGAAACCACGGTCGCCTCCGAGACGGACGACTCGGTGGTCCTGCGGACACGGACGCCGGGGTTCAGTGTGTTTGCGGTGTTCCAGCGTCCGGAAGTCACCTACACCTGGACGCTTCCGGACGGGACGACTGTGAACGGAGACAACGTCCGGACGGCGTTCGATGAACCCGGGATCTACAACGTCACGTTGACCGTGACCGACTCGGACGGTGACAGCGACACGACGACCCGACGGATCGTCGTCAATGACGACCCCGTCGTCGAGATCGACCGCCCTGAGAACGTCTCCACCGGGGAGACGGTCACGCTCACGGCGAACGTGACTGACGAGGTGGGCAACGCTACCGTCAGGTGGGAACTCCCGAACGGCACTGAGGCCACCGGCGAGAGCGTGAATTACACGTTCTCTGAGGGTACGCAGACGGTGCGCGCGGTCGCCGAGGACGAGTACGGCGCCAACGACAGCGACGAGGCGGTGATCGTCGTCGGCGCAGCCACCCGTGGCAGCGGCGGGGACGGAGGAACAGTGGTCGGCGAGGGATTCCCCGTGCTGGAGTGGCTGGTCGTCCTCACGGGCGCGCTGGCGGCGTTCAGCCTGCTCGCGTACTACCGGTTGCCCGCGGCGATCCCCTCGCCGGTGCCGCTGGTGGGACGGCTGTGGCAGTGGATACTCGCCGACCGGCGCCGCCGCCCTGACGTGATCGTCTGTACGGACATCTCCTGGGACGCCGACCGGAATCTGTTCCGGATCGGCCGTCTGGAGATAGAGGCGTTCGGGGCAGGCCTCGACCGTGTGGAGCTCGACATCACCGACGAGGTCGGCGAGACGCTCGGGCGCAAACGGATCGACGTCGAGGACGTGTACGAATACGAGTCGGCACCGGAGCTGGTCCCCGGGTTCTCCGATCGACCCGTCCGGCCGAACGCGGAGTTCACCGTCCGTGTCCGCGCGGTCGACGACCGGAACGCAGAGGACATCGTCAGGCGCGTAGTCGCGCCCGGCCCGGAGTCGGCCGTCGAGGGAGGCGTCGAGAGCGGTCGGCCAGCCGACTGACAGGGCACCGGACGGCCCGCCGTCGCTGTTCTGCGACGTGATGCAAAAACGATATGCTGTCCGAGGGAGTTGGCCTCGACGAATGGTGTCGTCCTCCGACGACCGACGGACGCCGGCCACGCCACCGACTGTTCCGGCGCGAGGAGGGCACGCATAGATGGCCGTCGGAGACCAACTCAAGCTCCAGCTCGCCCGCAACGGCCTGCTCATCGCAGCCGTTGTCGCCGTTGTCGGCGCGGCGTCGCTCGCCGGCGCCGGCTACGTGTACCTGACGCCGCCGACCGAGCAGGTGACCGAGGAGACGAACCGACAGCAAGTGGCGGCCGGCGTCGACACTAGCGCCGTCGTCACCGGCAACGAGACGCTGTACGACCGCGGGACGCGTCTCCGGAACATGCCGGTGTACTTCACGTCCGCGAGCCCGGACCTCACGCTCCACGTCGAGGCCTCGGTTCCCGACGACCGGCAGGTCACCGTCGAGCATCGACTACAGGTCGTCATCAGGGGAACGCGTGCAGATCAAGTGTTCTACGAGAACGCAACCGTGCTCTCGGGCGGACGGGCGACCGTCTCGGACGGGAACTACGAGCGGAACGCGACGCTGAACGTCTCGCAGTTCAGGTCTGAGGTCGCTACTGTTCAGTCCGCCGCGCCCGTGGGGACGTTCCGGGTGCTCGTCACGCTGGATGTCTCGTACAACACCACCGACTACACGGGCGAGTTCAACACCAGCGCGCCGCTCGTGATCACTGGCGGCGCCTACTGGGTCGATGGCGACATCTCGGACAGTAGAACACACAGCAGGACTGTCACCACTCGGGAGGTCGGATCCCCGAACATGAGACTCGTGGGTCTCCTCGCGGTCCTCGGAGTGGTCCTGCTCGTCGCCGGCGTACTCGTTCGTCGGGCGCCCACGCTGGTCGATGTGACTGCCATCGAGACGCAGGTAGCCCGCGATCGCTACGATGAGTGGATCTCCAACGGCGAGATCCCGACCAAACGCGAGAAGGAGTACGTTCGGACGGACTCGCTGGAGGACCTCGTCGACATCGCGATCGACTCCAGCAAACGAGTGATCCACGACCGCGATCTGGAGGTGTACGCGGTCATCGAGGGCGACCTCGTCTACTTCTTCTCCCCGAACGAGGACGTGGTCGCCGACTGGCTCGACGTGTAACCGAATGAAGCCCCGCCGACGAGACCTCCTGTTCGCATCCGGCGACCCAGCTCCGATGCTTCGAACGATGTACGTGTAGCGGTGTCTGGCCGAATCGGAGGGGAGAGTAGTACATCATAAATATGATAGAAACATTCAATTGTAATTACACATTTAATTGAGGTGGTGTAGGTGTGTGTCACAGCGATCCCGAAATTATCGACGAATACGATTTCGATCGGTCGATCGCCGCAACAGGACGTTTCTCGTATCCGGTCTCACACTCCTCGTCGTCAGCAAGATCGCAGACGTGGTGACGACAGCTGTGGGGCTACTGTTCATACCGGGAATCACCGAACTCAATCCGATCGCACAGAGTGTGTTTCAGAGTATGGGAACGGTGGTTGGCGTCGTCGTGTTCGGGTTCACCGTCGTGTTTTGTACAGCCACCGTCGTCGAGTTGGGTGGATGCGAACTGTATCGGCAGACTGGGTCCGAAGCGGCCACAGTGTGCCTGCGGTTCGGCGCGTATGGAACTCTCTCCATGATCTACTCGTACGCCGCGTATCAGAATGCGGTGCTGATCGCCGACAACGTGTCTATATGGCTGCTGCTGTGAGTTCCGATCGCTTTCAGTCCTGTTGACGGGGCAGTCCAGAGAGCGCTCGCCGGCAGGTACAACGCATTCGCAACGATTACAACGACGATCGACCGAACCCAGCGCTAGATACTCAAACACATCTCGAGGCGATGATCAATTAGACCGTGCCCACCCACCTTTTCCACTGCGGCCGGCTTCGCCGACCCTCGGCAAAAGCTGGTGAAAAAGCACTCCTCCCTCGTGGTTCGAGAGACGGCGAAGCCGTCTCTCGTCATTACCAGACGCCGGCGGCGTCTGGTCAGCGGCCGGAACGCGGAGCGTTCCGGCAGCATCACGAAAGGCGCCTCGCGCCTTTCGAACGACTTCAGGCGGCGGAGCCGCCATCCGCTCCGTCGTCGGCCCGTTTGCTCGCTGCGCTCGCCCGCGGTGGGTTCGCCTGCGATATCGGTAAAATAGACAGCGCTGTGAACCACCTGCTGTTATTGAGTTGCTGAGCTATTCATCGGAGATAGTCGAGACGACCGCGTCGGCACCGCACTCGGGACACAGGTCGTGATCGGCGTGGAATCGCGCGTCACACGTCCGGCACCGGTACTCGGCTTCCTCCTCGGCCGCCTCCTTCGCGCTCCGCTTGAACTGTTCAACCTGCCGTCCCAACCTGCTGAACAATCCCATACTCCATTCGACTGTGGCGACCAGGATTCATAAGCGTTCGTCGGGGAACCATCGATAGTTCCACAGGATTTCGCTAACACGATCGCCGTCGTGGGAGGAGCCCTCCCACAATTCCTCGACGACGATCGGCGGTTCGTGAACCGCATTCGCTTCGAGACACGCCGACAGCGGGTCAGGGTCGCGATCGCCGACGATTCCGGGATTGTCGTGTATACGACGTGAGCCGAGAGTCGCCGATTCCGAACGCCGCCCGACGGCTGACTCCGGACGTCCCTGTTCGCACCCGCGACCGCGATGTTGACACGACCGCCATCCTTTACCCCGACGAACGCGCGCGTCGATTCATGGAAGGACGCGCCGCCGCGCCGGGCGCCGGAACCGTCGTCAACGCCCTCGCGACGGGTCGCGGCGCCGCGTTCGCGCTGGATCTGGAGACGACCGCGACGGTCGAA
Protein-coding sequences here:
- a CDS encoding DUF5305 family protein is translated as MAVGDQLKLQLARNGLLIAAVVAVVGAASLAGAGYVYLTPPTEQVTEETNRQQVAAGVDTSAVVTGNETLYDRGTRLRNMPVYFTSASPDLTLHVEASVPDDRQVTVEHRLQVVIRGTRADQVFYENATVLSGGRATVSDGNYERNATLNVSQFRSEVATVQSAAPVGTFRVLVTLDVSYNTTDYTGEFNTSAPLVITGGAYWVDGDISDSRTHSRTVTTREVGSPNMRLVGLLAVLGVVLLVAGVLVRRAPTLVDVTAIETQVARDRYDEWISNGEIPTKREKEYVRTDSLEDLVDIAIDSSKRVIHDRDLEVYAVIEGDLVYFFSPNEDVVADWLDV